The Vitis riparia cultivar Riparia Gloire de Montpellier isolate 1030 chromosome 10, EGFV_Vit.rip_1.0, whole genome shotgun sequence genome includes a region encoding these proteins:
- the LOC117923297 gene encoding probable alpha,alpha-trehalose-phosphate synthase [UDP-forming] 7 isoform X1, which translates to MMSRSYTNLLDLASGNFPLMGQRKRLPRVMTVPGVISELDDDQANSVTSDVPSSIVQDRVIIVANQLPVKAKRRPDNKGWSFSWDEDSLLLQLKDGLPDDMEVLYVGSLRVDVDSNEQDDVSQVLLDRFKCVPAFLPQDILSKFYHGFCKQQLWPLFHYMLPFSANHGGRFDRSLWEAYVSANKIFSQRVIEVLNPEDDYVWIHDYHLMVLPTFLRRRFNRLRMGFFLHSPFPSSEIYRTLPVREEILKALLNSDLIGFHTFDYARHFLSCCSRMLGLEYQSKRGYIGLEYYGRTVGIKIMPVGVHMGQIESVLRFADKEWRVGELKQQFEGKTVLLGVDDMDIFKGVNLKLLAMEQMLTQHPKWQGRAVLVQIANPARGSGRDLEVIQAEIQASCKRINENFGQPGYEPIVFIDRPVSLSEKAAFYTIAECVVVTAVRDGMNLIPYEYIVSRQGVSGSESGSESIGPKKSMLVVSEFIGCSPSLSGAIRVNPWNVEATAEAMNEAISMADAEKQLRHEKHYRYVSTHDVAYWSKSFFQDMERSCKDHFRRWCWGIGLSFGFRVVALDPNFRKLSIDSIVSAYSRAKNRAILLDYDGTVMPQTSINKTPSEDVILILNTLCSDPRNTVFVVSGRGRDSLGKWFSPCNRLGIAAEHGYFLRWSVNEEWEICGQSNDFGWIQMAEPVMKLYTEATDGSYIEAKESALVWHHQDADPGFGSSQAKEMLDHLESVLANEPVAVKSGQFIVEVKPQGISKGVVAEKIFTSMAERGRQADFVLCVGDDRSDEHMFEIIGNAVSSGILSSNTSVFACTVGQKPSKAKYYLDDTTEVINMLDALADASDPSPSPELEASSP; encoded by the exons ATGATGTCAAGATCGTATACCAATCTTTTAGATCTAGCTTCCGGGAACTTTCCGCTGATGGGGCAAAGAAAGCGGCTGCCTCGAGTAATGACCGTTCCTGGTGTTATATCAGAGCTTGATGATGATCAAGCTAATAGTGTGACCTCAGATGTTCCATCCTCTATCGTCCAAGATCGTGTAATAATTGTAGCTAATCAGCTTCCAGTAAAAGCTAAGCGCAGGCCGGATAATAAAGGGTGGAGTTTTAGTTGGGATGAGGACTCCCTGTTATTGCAACTTAAAGATGGCTTGCCCGATGATATGGAGGTTTTGTACGTGGGGTCGTTGAGGGTTGATGTTGATTCAAATGAGCAGGATGATGTGTCGCAAGTTTTGTTGGATAGGTTCAAGTGTGTGCCTGCATTTTTACCACAGGATATTTTGTCCAAATTTTATCATGGGTTTTGTAAGCAACAATTGTGGCCACTTTTTCATTACATGCTTCCCTTCTCGGCAAATCATGGGGGTAGATTTGATAGGTCTTTGTGGGAGGCCTATGTGTCTGCTAATAAGATCTTTTCGCAGAGGGTGATTGAGGTGTTAAACCCTGAAGATGACTATGTTTGGATTCATGATTACCATTTGATGGTGTTGCCGACCTTTTTGCGAAGACGGTTTAACAGATTGAGAATGGGTTTTTTCCTTCATAGTCCATTTCCTTCATCTGAGATATATAGGACCCTACCAGTGAGAGAAGAGATACTTAAGGCACTCTTGAATTCAGACCTTATTGGTTTCCACACTTTTGATTATGCCCGGCATTTCCTTTCTTGTTGTAGTCGGATGTTGGGTTTGGAGTATCAGTCAAAGAGGGGTTATATTGGTTTGGAATATTATGGAAGGACTGTTGGAATAAAGATTATGCCAGTTGGGGTTCACATGGGGCAGATTGAATCTGTGTTGAGATTTGCAGATAAGGAGTGGCGGGTGGGAGAGCTTAAACAGCAGTTTGAGGGAAAGACTGTGCTACTGGGTGTTGATGACATGGACATCTTTAAAGGTGTCAATTTGAAGTTGTTGGCAATGGAGCAGATGCTCACACAGCATCCAAAGTGGCAAGGAAGGGCAGTGTTGGTACAGATTGCAAACCCTGCTAGGGGGAGTGGGAGAGATCTCGAGGTGATACAGGCTGAAATACAGGCAAGCTGTAAgagaattaatgaaaattttgggcAGCCAGGTTATGAACCAATTGTATTTATTGATAGGCCAGTTTCTCTTAGTGAGAAAGCTGCATTTTACACCATTGCCGAGTGTGTCGTAGTGACAGCTGTCAGGGATGGAATGAACCTTATCCCATATGAGTATATCGTGTCCAGGCAGGGAGTCTCTGGATCTGAATCTGGTTCTGAATCAATTGGCCCCAAGAAGAGCATGCTAGTGGTATCAGAGTTCATAGGATGCTCTCCTTCGCTGAGTGGTGCCATTAGAGTCAATCCATGGAATGTTGAAGCAACTGCTGAGGCAATGAATGAGGCAATTTCTATGGCTGATGCTGAGAAGCAATTGCGTCACGAGAAGCATTACAGGTATGTTAGTACACATGATGTGGCATATTGGTCGAAAAGCTTTTTCCAGGATATGGAGCGGTCTTGTAAAGACCATTTTAGGAGATGGTGTTGGGGAATTGGGTTGAGCTTCGGTTTCAGAGTTGTAGCCCTCGATCCTAACTTCAGAAAGTTGTCTATTGATTCTATTGTATCTGCATATTCAAGGGCCAAAAATAGGGCCATCCTTTTGGATTATGATGGGACTGTAATGCCTCAGACATCCATCAATAAGACTCCAAGTGAAGATGTTATCTTAATCTTGAACACGCTTTGTAGTGACCCTAGAAATACAGTGTTTGTTGTTAGTGGAAGGGGAAGGGATAGCTTAGGCAAGTGGTTTTCTCCTTGCAACAGGCTTGGAATTGCAGCAGAACATGGATACTTCTTAAG GTGGTCTGTGAATGAAGAATGGGAAATCTGTGGTCAGAGTAATGATTTTGGGTGGATACAGATGGCTGAGCCTGTAATGAAATTGTACACAGAAGCTACTGATGGTTCTTATATTGAAGCCAAGGAGAGTGCCTTGGTTTGGCACCATCAGGATGCAGACCCAGGTTTTGGCTCTAGCCAGGCCAAGGAGATGTTAGACCATCTAGAAAGTGTGCTAGCAAATGAACCTGTTGCTGTGAAAAGTGGTCAATTCATTGTAGAAGTGAAGCCACAG GGCATCAGTAAAGGTGTGGTTGCAGAAAAGATCTTCACTTCAATGGCAGAGAGGGGAAGGCAGGCTGATTTTGTGTTGTGTGTAGGTGATGACAGATCTGATGAGCATATGTTTGAAATCATTGGTAATGCAGTATCGAGTGGGATCCTCTCCTCTAATACATCAGTTTTTGCCTGCACGGTTGGACAGAAACCAAGTAAAGCCAAGTACTATTTGGATGACACAACTGAGGTCATAAACATGCTTGATGCTCTTGCTGATGCTTCAGACCCTTCCCCATCTCCCGAACTTGAAGCAAGCTCTCCTTGA
- the LOC117923297 gene encoding probable alpha,alpha-trehalose-phosphate synthase [UDP-forming] 7 isoform X2 produces MMSRSYTNLLDLASGNFPLMGQRKRLPRVMTVPGVISELDDDQANSVTSDVPSSIVQDRVIIVANQLPVKAKRRPDNKGWSFSWDEDSLLLQLKDGLPDDMEVLYVGSLRVDVDSNEQDDVSQVLLDRFKCVPAFLPQDILSKFYHGFCKQQLWPLFHYMLPFSANHGGRFDRSLWEAYVSANKIFSQRVIEVLNPEDDYVWIHDYHLMVLPTFLRRRFNRLRMGFFLHSPFPSSEIYRTLPVREEILKALLNSDLIGFHTFDYARHFLSCCSRMLGLEYQSKRGYIGLEYYGRTVGIKIMPVGVHMGQIESVLRFADKEWRVGELKQQFEGKTVLLGVDDMDIFKGVNLKLLAMEQMLTQHPKWQGRAVLVQIANPARGSGRDLEVIQAEIQASCKRINENFGQPGYEPIVFIDRPVSLSEKAAFYTIAECVVVTAVRDGMNLIPYEYIVSRQGVSGSESGSESIGPKKSMLVVSEFIGCSPSLSGAIRVNPWNVEATAEAMNEAISMADAEKQLRHEKHYRYVSTHDVAYWSKSFFQDMERSCKDHFRRWCWGIGLSFGFRVVALDPNFRKLSIDSIVSAYSRAKNRAILLDYDGTVMPQTSINKTPSEDVILILNTLCSDPRNTVFVVSGRGRDSLGKWFSPCNRLGIAAEHGYFLRWSVNEEWEICGQSNDFGWIQMAEPVMKLYTEATDGSYIEAKESALVWHHQDADPGFGSSQAKEMLDHLESVLANEPVAVKSGQFIVEVKPQ; encoded by the exons ATGATGTCAAGATCGTATACCAATCTTTTAGATCTAGCTTCCGGGAACTTTCCGCTGATGGGGCAAAGAAAGCGGCTGCCTCGAGTAATGACCGTTCCTGGTGTTATATCAGAGCTTGATGATGATCAAGCTAATAGTGTGACCTCAGATGTTCCATCCTCTATCGTCCAAGATCGTGTAATAATTGTAGCTAATCAGCTTCCAGTAAAAGCTAAGCGCAGGCCGGATAATAAAGGGTGGAGTTTTAGTTGGGATGAGGACTCCCTGTTATTGCAACTTAAAGATGGCTTGCCCGATGATATGGAGGTTTTGTACGTGGGGTCGTTGAGGGTTGATGTTGATTCAAATGAGCAGGATGATGTGTCGCAAGTTTTGTTGGATAGGTTCAAGTGTGTGCCTGCATTTTTACCACAGGATATTTTGTCCAAATTTTATCATGGGTTTTGTAAGCAACAATTGTGGCCACTTTTTCATTACATGCTTCCCTTCTCGGCAAATCATGGGGGTAGATTTGATAGGTCTTTGTGGGAGGCCTATGTGTCTGCTAATAAGATCTTTTCGCAGAGGGTGATTGAGGTGTTAAACCCTGAAGATGACTATGTTTGGATTCATGATTACCATTTGATGGTGTTGCCGACCTTTTTGCGAAGACGGTTTAACAGATTGAGAATGGGTTTTTTCCTTCATAGTCCATTTCCTTCATCTGAGATATATAGGACCCTACCAGTGAGAGAAGAGATACTTAAGGCACTCTTGAATTCAGACCTTATTGGTTTCCACACTTTTGATTATGCCCGGCATTTCCTTTCTTGTTGTAGTCGGATGTTGGGTTTGGAGTATCAGTCAAAGAGGGGTTATATTGGTTTGGAATATTATGGAAGGACTGTTGGAATAAAGATTATGCCAGTTGGGGTTCACATGGGGCAGATTGAATCTGTGTTGAGATTTGCAGATAAGGAGTGGCGGGTGGGAGAGCTTAAACAGCAGTTTGAGGGAAAGACTGTGCTACTGGGTGTTGATGACATGGACATCTTTAAAGGTGTCAATTTGAAGTTGTTGGCAATGGAGCAGATGCTCACACAGCATCCAAAGTGGCAAGGAAGGGCAGTGTTGGTACAGATTGCAAACCCTGCTAGGGGGAGTGGGAGAGATCTCGAGGTGATACAGGCTGAAATACAGGCAAGCTGTAAgagaattaatgaaaattttgggcAGCCAGGTTATGAACCAATTGTATTTATTGATAGGCCAGTTTCTCTTAGTGAGAAAGCTGCATTTTACACCATTGCCGAGTGTGTCGTAGTGACAGCTGTCAGGGATGGAATGAACCTTATCCCATATGAGTATATCGTGTCCAGGCAGGGAGTCTCTGGATCTGAATCTGGTTCTGAATCAATTGGCCCCAAGAAGAGCATGCTAGTGGTATCAGAGTTCATAGGATGCTCTCCTTCGCTGAGTGGTGCCATTAGAGTCAATCCATGGAATGTTGAAGCAACTGCTGAGGCAATGAATGAGGCAATTTCTATGGCTGATGCTGAGAAGCAATTGCGTCACGAGAAGCATTACAGGTATGTTAGTACACATGATGTGGCATATTGGTCGAAAAGCTTTTTCCAGGATATGGAGCGGTCTTGTAAAGACCATTTTAGGAGATGGTGTTGGGGAATTGGGTTGAGCTTCGGTTTCAGAGTTGTAGCCCTCGATCCTAACTTCAGAAAGTTGTCTATTGATTCTATTGTATCTGCATATTCAAGGGCCAAAAATAGGGCCATCCTTTTGGATTATGATGGGACTGTAATGCCTCAGACATCCATCAATAAGACTCCAAGTGAAGATGTTATCTTAATCTTGAACACGCTTTGTAGTGACCCTAGAAATACAGTGTTTGTTGTTAGTGGAAGGGGAAGGGATAGCTTAGGCAAGTGGTTTTCTCCTTGCAACAGGCTTGGAATTGCAGCAGAACATGGATACTTCTTAAG GTGGTCTGTGAATGAAGAATGGGAAATCTGTGGTCAGAGTAATGATTTTGGGTGGATACAGATGGCTGAGCCTGTAATGAAATTGTACACAGAAGCTACTGATGGTTCTTATATTGAAGCCAAGGAGAGTGCCTTGGTTTGGCACCATCAGGATGCAGACCCAGGTTTTGGCTCTAGCCAGGCCAAGGAGATGTTAGACCATCTAGAAAGTGTGCTAGCAAATGAACCTGTTGCTGTGAAAAGTGGTCAATTCATTGTAGAAGTGAAGCCACAG taa
- the LOC117924222 gene encoding phosphate-repressible phosphate permease pho-4-like has translation MASENKTIPVDLAIRVLGKWKETYGWIPIFGAIAAIAMAFSAGANNLPAPFATPVGSGALTLFKASIMAAIISVPGAAFDSSSAVDALFSDFLKESQPSEAFLMWSFVVVLITATIWLALATYFELPVSSQQSTEGALLGTMLVTEGFSFIPMWNKNENHNFNGGGLLWIALEWTLAPLLACAMAFCLFIVLKTSLLRHENAEKRILIFLPIYHGIAAGLLCLFIMYQVLWRVVTVYKWAIIVAVAVATLIGALLSLVVVVPLVRRKFSSAQTIETIRKDKSQKHPCAESQDQVCNGTTDDNINFDEAFREFMQMRVLDTVHEEDERSWASPETIPEPEHVQPASHSTTGQSTPFKQLLESTPNHLVQSRNFQKIHKTTACENVSKFITDFKNSTLSPVIEFDRHTLIRHAQAENFDEMEDFFSFPQLLASCIFALIQAASEVPAILSPYGAIADVYMHRDKYSRNGEEVGPIQVTRWFRAIGGFSASMGFFLCGWRLTQCLGGKLTYISNSRGLASQLATVATMITLPRIKLPVSSTHAFIGSLVGVGIADDPRNVNWKLLLKFFCGWILTILFCCGTAYGIFSISIHSPAYVVP, from the exons ATGGCCTCGGAGAACAAAACCATTCCGGTTGATTTGGCCATTCGAGTCCTAGGAAAGTGGAAAGAGACTTACGGATGGATACCGATATTTGGTGCCATTGCTGCAATCGCTATGGCATTTTCAGCTGGTGCCAACAATCTTCCTGCTCCG TTCGCAACGCCAGTAGGGTCGGGGGCATTGACCCTTTTCAAGGCCTCAATAATGGCTGCCATCATCTCTGTTCCTGGAGCAGCTTTCGACAGCAGCAGTGCTGTTGATGCTCTATTTTCTGAT TTTCTTAAAGAAAGTCAGCCAAGTGAAGCTTTCTTGATGTGGAGTTTTGTAGTTGTTCTCATCACTGCAA CAATATGGCTAGCACTTGCAACATACTTCGAGTTACCTGTATCATCCCAGCAATCTACAGAGGGTGCACTCTTAGGAACCATGCTTGTCACTGAAGGTTTTAGCTTCATACCCATGTGGAACAAG AATGAAAATCATAATTTCAATGGAGGAGGACTGCTTTGGATTGCCCTTGAATGGACTCTGGCTCCATTGCTAGCATGTGCAATGGCATTCTGCCTCTTCATTGTCCTGAAGACTTCTTTGCTTCGCCATGAAAATGCAGAGAAGAGGATTCTTATTTTTCTACCAATTTATCATGGAATAGCTGCAGGACTGCTATGCCTCTTTATCATGTATCAG GTCCTATGGCGTGTTGTAACTGTGTATAAATGGGCTATCATAGTTGCTGTTGCAGTAGCCACTTTGATTGGAGCTCTATTATCTTTG GTTGTGGTGGTTCCTTTGGTTAGAAGGAAATTCTCTTCTGCCCAAACTATTGAGACCATCAGAAAAGACAAGTCTCAGAAGCATCCATGTGCAGAAAGTCAAGACCAAGTATGCAATGGAACAACGGATGACAATATTAATTTTGATGAAGCATTTAGGGAATTCATGCAGATGAGAGTCCTTGACACTGTACATGAAGAGGATGAGAGGAGCTGGGCATCACCAGAAACAATCCCAGAGCCTGAACATGTCCAGCCAGCCTCTCACTCAACTACAGGACAATCTACTCCATTCAAACAGCTTCTTGAGTCTACCCCAAATCACTTGGTCCAATCAAGAAACTTTCAAAAGATTCACAAAACAACAGCATGTGAAAATGTCTCCAAGTTCATTAcagattttaaaaactccacCCTTTCCCCC GTTATCGAATTTGATAGACATACTCTTATTCGACATGCTCAAGCTGAAAATTTTGATGAGATGGAAGACTTCTTCAGTTTCCCACAGCTTCTAGCTTCATGCATCTTTGC GCTCATTCAAGCTGCTAGTGAGGTTCCTGCAATTTTGAGTCCATACGGAGCTATTGCGGATGTGTATATGCATAGAGACAAATACTCCAGAAACGGAGAAGAAGTG GGACCTATACAAGTTACCCGGTGGTTTAGAGCAATTGGTGGATTCAGTGCCTCAATGGGATTCTTTCTGTGCGGGTGGAGGCTCACTCAATGCCTTGGTGGCAAGTTAACATACATCAGTAACTCAAGAGGGTTGGCTTCACAACTGGCTACTGTGGCAACAATGATCACTCTGCCCAGAATCAAACTCCCTGTGTCAAGCACCCATGCTTTTATCGGATCTTTAGTTGGAGTTGGGATTGCAGATGACCCTCGA AATGTGAATTGGAAGCTACTGTTGAAATTCTTTTGTGGGTGGATCCTCACCATACTATTCTGTTGTGGGACTGCTTACGGGATCTTCTCCATATCAATACACTCCCCTGCCTATGTTGTGCCCTGA